One genomic window of Triplophysa rosa linkage group LG11, Trosa_1v2, whole genome shotgun sequence includes the following:
- the slc25a17 gene encoding peroxisomal membrane protein PMP34: MGSEDLKLMDVFSYESLVHAVSGAVGSVTAMTVFFPLDTARLRLQVDDKRKAKSTAAILAEIIKEEGLLAPYRGWFPLICSLCCSNFVYFYCFHSLKDTWLRGHRSTPGRDLIIGIVAGVVNVLLTTPLWVVNTRLKLQGAKFRNEDIKPTHYKGILDAFAQIVQQEGVGALWNGTFPSLLLVLNPAVQFMIYESLKRQLMRGVHRELRSVEVFLIGAIAKAVATTITYPLQTVQSVLRFGQHGQQAEQSKLLSSLRSVMYLLINRVRKWGMLGLFKGLEAKLLQTVLTAALMFLLYEKITSSTFRVMGVKQHVKFH, encoded by the exons ATGGGATCTGAAGATTTGAAACTGATGGATGTTTTCTCATACGAGAGTCTCGTGCATGCAGTCAGCGGTGCTGtg GGCAGCGTTACTGCAATGACTGTTTTCTTTCCTCTTGACACAGCCCGGCTTCGACTGCAAG TTGATGACAAGAGGAAAGCCAAGTCCACCGCAGCCATTCTGGCTGAGATCATCAAGGAGGAGGGGCT ATTAGCTCCATATCGAGGTTGGTTTCCACTGATCTGCAGTCTCTGTTGCTCCAACTTTGTGTACTTCTACTGTTTTCATAGCCTTAAGGACACCTGGTTGCGAGGTCATAGGTCAACCCCAGGACGAGACCTGATCATTGGCATTGTTGCAG GTGTAGTAAATGTTCTTCTGACCACTCCACTCTGGGTTGTCAACACCAGACTAAAGCTGCAAGGGGCGAAATTCAGAAATGAGGACATAAAGCCTACACACTATAAAGGGATCTTGG atGCGTTTGCGCAGATCGTGCAGCAGGAAGGAGTAGGAGCGCTGTGGAACGGCACGTTTCCCTCCCTGCTGTTGGTGCTGAATCCTGCTGTTCAGTTCATGATCTATGAGAGTCTGAAGAGGCAGCTGATGAGAGGAGTGCACAGAGAG CTCAGATCTGTGGAGGTGTTTCTAATAGGAGCGATTGCCAAGGCTGTAGCAACCACGATAACCTACCCACTACAAACAGTTCAGTCCGTCCTACGG TTTGGACAGCATGGACAGCAAGCAGAACAGTCCAAACTACTGAGCAGTCTGAGATCTGTCATGTATCTGCTGATCAATAGAGTCAG GAAGTGGGGCATGCTGGGATTGTTCAAAGGCCTGGAGGCAAAGCTACTTCAGACTGTCCTCACTGCTGCACTGATGTTCTTACTGTATGAGAAGATCACTAGCTCCACCTTTAGAGTCATGGGCGTCAAACAACATGTGAAGTTCCACTGA
- the LOC130561904 gene encoding GTPase IMAP family member 4 isoform X1: protein MMKRMTLEDKLDSMKVENELDGSDEEFNDFEEDGFDSALDSSTSYLAQEELYENLPNVRKTNLTTSTTLHAGTEELRVLLLGARGAGKSSTGNTILGCHIFKTDMQLSRVTQICERASGMIHGRHVAIIDTPGLNRIGSMEREVTREILKSISLYNPGPHVFLLVMPVGNLTNDDKSMHKLMESMFGKSMWKYTIIVFTHGDRLGDKMANDVITCSDKGLRDFIRKCSGGFVFFNNKDMDKYTYVTELLKKIDTLLAINGKGCYTTSFYPSAERKIRKNMEKILVKRKQEIAQKEEKLGTLCQTEMEIERERREIWRTEEEEARKRAEKPSTKRKSKLNAFDIKTST, encoded by the exons ATGATGAA AAGAATGACTCTTGAAGATAAACTGGACAGTATGAAGGTAGAGAACGAGCTGGATGGTTCTGATGAAGAGTTTAATGATTTTGAGGAAGATGGGTTTGACTCTGCGTTGGACTCATCAACAAGCT ATCTGGCACAGGAAGAATTGTATGAAAATTTGCCGAATGTTAGGAAAACCAATTTAACTACATCAACAACTTTACACG CTGGGACAGAGGAATTGCGTGTCTTGCTTTTGGGAGCAAGAGGGGCTGGAAAAAGCTCCACTGGAAACACCATCCTCGGATGCCACATCTTTAAGACGGACATGCAGCTCAGTAGAGTCACACAGATCTGTGAAAGGGCATCTGGGATGATTCACGGCCGACATGTGGCCATCATCGACACTCCAGGTCTTAACAGAATAGGGAGCATGGAACGAGAAGTGACCAGAGAGATCCTAAAGTCCATCTCACTTTATAATCCAGGACCGCATGTTTTTCTGCTGGTTATGCCTGTAGGAAATTTAACTAATGATGATAAGAGCATGCATAAGTTGATGGAGAGCATGTTTGGCAAGAGCATGTGGAAGTATACCATTATTGTGTTCACACATGGAGATCGGCTAGGGGACAAAATGGCTAATGATGTCATCACATGCTCTGACAAGGGGCTTCGCGATTTCATCCGTAAATGCAGTGGTGGATTTGTGTTCTTCAATAACAAGGACATGGACAAGTACACGTATGTGACCGAACTTTTAAAGAAAATTGATACACTCCTGGCTATTAATGGAAAGGGATGCTACACAACGTCTTTTTATCCGTCTGCAGAGAGGAAGATAAGAAAGAACATGGAGAAAATTTTAGTAAAGAGAAAACAGGAGATTGCACAAAAGGAGGAAAAGCTGGGGACACTCTGCCAAACTGAGATGGAGATTGAAAGAGAGAGACGAGAAATTTGGAGAACTGAAGAAGAGGAAGCAAGAAAACGGGCTGAGAAACCATCCACAAAAAGAAAGTCTAAACTAAATGCGTTTGACATAAAGACGTCGACCTGA
- the LOC130561904 gene encoding GTPase IMAP family member 4 isoform X2, which translates to MMKMTLEDKLDSMKVENELDGSDEEFNDFEEDGFDSALDSSTSYLAQEELYENLPNVRKTNLTTSTTLHAGTEELRVLLLGARGAGKSSTGNTILGCHIFKTDMQLSRVTQICERASGMIHGRHVAIIDTPGLNRIGSMEREVTREILKSISLYNPGPHVFLLVMPVGNLTNDDKSMHKLMESMFGKSMWKYTIIVFTHGDRLGDKMANDVITCSDKGLRDFIRKCSGGFVFFNNKDMDKYTYVTELLKKIDTLLAINGKGCYTTSFYPSAERKIRKNMEKILVKRKQEIAQKEEKLGTLCQTEMEIERERREIWRTEEEEARKRAEKPSTKRKSKLNAFDIKTST; encoded by the exons ATGATGAA AATGACTCTTGAAGATAAACTGGACAGTATGAAGGTAGAGAACGAGCTGGATGGTTCTGATGAAGAGTTTAATGATTTTGAGGAAGATGGGTTTGACTCTGCGTTGGACTCATCAACAAGCT ATCTGGCACAGGAAGAATTGTATGAAAATTTGCCGAATGTTAGGAAAACCAATTTAACTACATCAACAACTTTACACG CTGGGACAGAGGAATTGCGTGTCTTGCTTTTGGGAGCAAGAGGGGCTGGAAAAAGCTCCACTGGAAACACCATCCTCGGATGCCACATCTTTAAGACGGACATGCAGCTCAGTAGAGTCACACAGATCTGTGAAAGGGCATCTGGGATGATTCACGGCCGACATGTGGCCATCATCGACACTCCAGGTCTTAACAGAATAGGGAGCATGGAACGAGAAGTGACCAGAGAGATCCTAAAGTCCATCTCACTTTATAATCCAGGACCGCATGTTTTTCTGCTGGTTATGCCTGTAGGAAATTTAACTAATGATGATAAGAGCATGCATAAGTTGATGGAGAGCATGTTTGGCAAGAGCATGTGGAAGTATACCATTATTGTGTTCACACATGGAGATCGGCTAGGGGACAAAATGGCTAATGATGTCATCACATGCTCTGACAAGGGGCTTCGCGATTTCATCCGTAAATGCAGTGGTGGATTTGTGTTCTTCAATAACAAGGACATGGACAAGTACACGTATGTGACCGAACTTTTAAAGAAAATTGATACACTCCTGGCTATTAATGGAAAGGGATGCTACACAACGTCTTTTTATCCGTCTGCAGAGAGGAAGATAAGAAAGAACATGGAGAAAATTTTAGTAAAGAGAAAACAGGAGATTGCACAAAAGGAGGAAAAGCTGGGGACACTCTGCCAAACTGAGATGGAGATTGAAAGAGAGAGACGAGAAATTTGGAGAACTGAAGAAGAGGAAGCAAGAAAACGGGCTGAGAAACCATCCACAAAAAGAAAGTCTAAACTAAATGCGTTTGACATAAAGACGTCGACCTGA
- the LOC130561619 gene encoding GTPase IMAP family member 9-like — protein MSELDSTLSFEIEDLYVNVKRNSRANSSASLQDFQDFNANSKSPSLIVETEELRILLLGARGSGKSSSGNTILRWNAFNTDMQLSRVTQFCERASGNINGRPVAVIDTPGLVKMNRMEKSVTREILKSVSLCKPGPHVFLLVSPVGNLTNEDKNMHKLIENMFGKDVWKYTIVLFTHGDRLEEKNPNDVIASSDKDLRDFIRTCSGGFVFFNNKNMENTEQVTKLLEKIETLVAINGRSCYTTSFFPTSERKIREKQEKILLQREGQIAQKERELEENYEGEELERIKRELWREEEEDARKLAEGPQRRRSLSVNRTTTPSSVTKSQTIH, from the exons ATGTCTGAACTGGATTCAACACTGAGCT ttGAAATAGAAGATCTGTATGTGAATGTGAAACGTAATTCAAGAGCAAACTCATCGGCATCCCTACAAG ACTTTCAAGACTTCAATGCAAATTCAAAATCACCATCTTTGATCG TGGAGACCGAGGAATTGCGCATCCTATTACTGGGAGCGAGAGGGTCGGGGAAAAGCTCTTCTGGAAACACCATCCTCAGGTGGAACGCTTTCAACACAGACATGCAGTTGAGCAGAGTCACACAGTTCTGCGAAAGAGCATCTGGAAACATCAATGGTCGTCCTGTGGCCGTCATCGACACTCCAGGACTGGTTAAAATGAATCGAATGGAAAAGTCTGTGACCAGGGAGATCTTAAAATCTGTCTCGCTGTGTAAACCAGGACCACACGTGTTTCTCCTCGTTTCACCTGTGGGAAACTTAACCAATGAGGACAAGAACATGCATAAGTTAATCGAGAACATGTTCGGTAAGGATGTTTGGAAATACACTATTGTTTTGTTCACACATGGAGATCGTCTAGAGGAAAAAAACCCGAATGATGTCATCGCCAGCTCAGATAAAGACCTCAGGGACTTTATTCGCACATGCAGCGGTGGATTTGTGTTCTTTAATAACAAGAACATGGAAAATACTGAGCAGGTGACCAAACTTCTGGAGAAGATTGAGACCTTGGTGGCCATCAATGGCAGAAGCTGCTACACGACGTCCTTTTTCCCGACCTCTGAGAGGAAAATAAGAGAGAAACAGGAGAAGATACTGCTGCAGAGAGAGGGACAGATAGCACAGAAGGAGAGAGAGCTGGAGGAGAATTATGAAGGCGAGGAGCTGGAGAGAATAAAGCGCGAGCTCTGGAgagaagaagaggaagatgcgcGGAAACTAGCGGAGGGTCCACAAAGACGCAGATCTCTGTCAGTAAATCGCACCACAACCCCTTCGTCTGTTACAAAATCACAGACTATTCACTGA